The following coding sequences lie in one Meles meles chromosome X, mMelMel3.1 paternal haplotype, whole genome shotgun sequence genomic window:
- the LOC123935217 gene encoding putative deoxyribonuclease TATDN2, whose amino-acid sequence MGVGFRTTEARGSNWGSSHRRTPLCSNSPELSPSLEKMASLEDAYRFRSSSRQSSRNSTNSEFATQAEGHNDKSEDPNNVRRKSATLHEQGAPFIYGKGIQGILGKLMPEAEEAVGAKPSIRERLSPGQRPARVVTFSAPPKKQLPAPEVRVEKERIAIEVNSFGNRRVIIDPQEKPCKKFPVDRTMLNFEKGCPVLKFLDRRDCCSESQKCQEREAIAEHPFSLSHPPGVEELAAARFPQEKPVSLGFSRVSNPPSFTTGGVPDQPHLHRGLRQAYTSYWSSSPQPSYSPSVGSSSDSTPQAGRNSRSFFSDYPSGSEMHFQNWSRDWKALEEGPSQNFHASRFSRSLEVQEQTGQEETPSYPFGEYASNFWPRCHWNRGLGHGFIDTHCHLDILYSKLSFKGTFSKFIEIHNYTFPKEFQGCISDFCDPRTLRDGLWEELLKDDLVWGAFGCHPHFARYYNDTQERKLLHALRHPKAIAFGEMGLDYSYKCTTPVPQQHRVFERQLQLAVSLKKPLVIHCREADEDLLGIMKRRVPPDYKIHRHCFTGTYPLIEPLLKYFPNMSVGFTAVLTYSSAWETREALKMIPLDRIVVETDAPYFLPRGVPKSVCQYAHPGLALHTVREIARVKGQPLSYTLAVLRKNTSYLYNL is encoded by the exons ATGGGGGTGGGCTTCCGGACCACGGAGGCAAG GGGGAGCAATTGGGGCTCCTCCCATCGGCGGACTCCGCTCTGCTCCAACTCTCCTGAGCTCAGCCCCTCCCTAGAGAAAATGGCTTCTCTCGAGGATGCCTATCGCTTTAGGAGCAGTTCCAGACAGAGTTCCCGTAACTCCACAAACTCTGAATTTGCAAcccaggctgagggtcacaatgatAAGTCCGAGGACCCAAACAACGTCAGGAGAAAGAGTGCTACACTGCATGAGCAAGGCGCTCCATTCATCTATGGGAAGGGTATCCAGGGCATCCTGGGAAAACTGATGCCAGAAGCAGAGGAAGCTGTTGGTGCAAAACCCAGCATAAGAGAGCGTCTCAGCCCTGGACAAAGACCTGCCAGGGTCGTCACCTTCTCTGCTCCTCCGAAAAAGCAGCTGCCAGCCCCCGAGGTTAGAGTGGAGAAGGAAAGGATAGCGATAGAGGTCAACAGTTTTGGTAACAGGAGAGTGATTATCGATCCGCAGGAGAAACCCTGTAAGAAGTTTCCAGTTGACAGAACGATGCTCAATTTTGAAAAAGGCTGTCCGGTCCTAAAATTTCTAGACAGACGTGACTGTTGTTCAGAGAGCCAAAAGTGTCAAGAAAGGGAGGCCATCGCTGAGCATCCCTTTTCACTTAGTCACCCACCTGGTGTAGAAGAGCTAGCTGCAGCCAGATTCCCTCAGGAGAAGCCAGTCTCCTTGGGTTTCTCAAGAGTTTCAAACCCTCCATCCTTCACCACTGGTGGTGTCCCAGACCAACCTCATTTGCACAGGGGTCTACGGCAAGCCTATACCAGCTACTGGAGCAGCAGTCCCCAGccttcttactctccctctgtgGGCAGCAGCAGCGACAGCACACCCCAGGCCGGGAGGAACAGCCGCAGCTTTTTCAGTGATTATCCCTCCGGCTCAGAAATGCACTTCCAAAACTGGTCCAGAGACTGGAAGGCATTAGAGGAAGGTCCGTCCCAGAACTTTCATGCCTCTCGTTTCTCTAGAAGTTTAGAAGTCCAGGAACAAACTGGCCAAGAGGAGACCCCGTCATATCCTTTTGGAGAATATGCGTCTAATTTTTGGCCCAGATGCCACTGGAATCGAGGCCTAGGTCATGGTTTCATTGACACCCATTGCCACTTGGATATTCTGTACTCCAAGCTGTCTTTCAAAGGGACCTTTAGCAAGTTCATAGAAATACACAACTATACCTTCCCTAAGGAATTTCAGGGCTGCATCTCTGATTTCTGTGATCCTCGCACACTAAGGGATGGCCTCTGGGAGGAGCTGCTGAAAGATGATCTGGTTTGGGGGGCCTTCGGCTGTCACCCCCATTTTGCACGTTACTACAATGACACTCAAGAAAGAAAGCTTCTGCATGCCTTACGGCACCCCAAGGCCATAGCGTTTGGAGAGATGGGCTTAGATTACTCTTACAAGTGCACCACCCCAGTCCCACAGCAGCACAGGGTATTTGAGAGGCAGCTGCAGCTGGCCGTGTCTCTGAAGAAGCCCCTGGTGATCCACTGCCGAGAAGCTGACGAAGATCTGCTGGGCATCATGAAAAGAAGAGTGCCCCCTGACTACAAGATCCATAGGCATTGCTTCACGGGCACCTACCCGCTCATCGAGCCCCTCTTGAAGTATTTTCCCAACATGTCTGTGGGGTTTACAGCAGTCCTGACCTACTCTTCTGCCTGGGAGACCCGCGAGGCTCTGAAAATGATCCCACTGGACAGAATCGTCGTGGAAACAGATGCGCCCTACTTCCTGCCTCGTGGGGTTCCCAAAAGCGTCTGCCAGTATGCCCACCCGGGCCTGGCCCTGCATACGGTTCGAGAGATTGCCAGAGTCAAAGGTCAGCCTCTCTCCTACACCTTGGCCGTCTTGCGCAAGAACACTAGTTACCTTTACAATCTTTAA